Proteins encoded in a region of the Amyelois transitella isolate CPQ chromosome 9, ilAmyTran1.1, whole genome shotgun sequence genome:
- the LOC106142817 gene encoding NADH dehydrogenase [ubiquinone] 1 beta subcomplex subunit 2, mitochondrial, translating to MITKNLVSRALLIRTLKNIGENAKQTKRNAGHGVWSYRVPPPLPSKRAIIASNIMGGLCWYWILYHLATEPEHVFGEWPYVDPIEYTDEELGIPPDSVGPLK from the exons atgataactAAGAACCTTGTCTCAAGGGCTTTATTAATACGAACACTAAAAAACATCGGAGAAAATgcgaaacaaacaaaaagaaacgCAGGCCATGG TGTATGGTCGTATCGTGTCCCACCGCCGTTGCCATCAAAAAGAGCGATAATCGCGTCGAATATCATGGGAGGATTGTGTTGGTATTGGATATTATACCATTTAGCGACTGAGCCGGAACATGTCTTT GGTGAATGGCCATATGTAGATCCTATTGAATATACAGATGAGGAATTGGGAATCCCTCCAGATTCTGTAGGCCCACTGAAGTAG